DNA sequence from the Deinococcus humi genome:
CCCCTGCCGCCCTCGCCCTTCACGTATCTGCATGGTGCGCGGCCCCTCCCCGCGGCCCGTCCGGACGAGCGGGTCATCTTCCAGCTGGACGGTCCGGGGGCACCGCAGACCTTCACGCTGCGGCAATTGCAGGCGCTGCCTACCGTGCGCTACACCACCTTGCAACCGCAGCTGAAGCAGGAGGCCGTGTACGAGGGCGTGCCTCTGCGTGATCTGGCGGCGCTCGGCGGCTTCGCGGGGCGCGACGTGCGGGTGTACGCCAGCAACGGTTTTGTGGCGACCATCCTTGCGCACGATTACCTGAATGAACCGGTCATGCTGGCCTACCGTGTAGGCGGGCAACCCATTCCCGTTCTGCAAAAAGGGCCGCTGACGGTGGTGCTGCCACGACGGCCAGCACGCTTTTTCACTCCGGCCTACAGTGCGGCGTGGGTGTGGTTCGCCGTGCGTCTCGGACCCGTGCCGTGACCCGCCAGCGGCCCCCGGTGACCCGGCGGCGAGAGATGGGGCTGTCCGTGGCCCTGCGTGAGATCGCGCTGGCCGCGATGCCCGCCGCACTGACGGTGGTGCTGCTGGCACTGGCAACCCAGCCAGCGTACCAGGCGCTGATCCACAACGGCACCGGCTGGGCCCCCTACGCCTATCAGGGGCTGACGCAGGACGTCCAGGCCTATCAGGTGGCCGAACTCACGCCGGGCCTGAGCGAGGCCGAGCGCCTTGAGGTCCGGGACCGGGCGCTGTCCAGTGCGCGCAATCCATCGCAGTTCACCCAGCTCCGTGAAATTGAGGGCTATGGTGAGGCCCGCCTGTCGCTGATCGAACGCTACCTGCTGCAGGACACCCCCGACGCCGCCGCGCTGGCCGCGCGCGAGGCGGTGGCCCTGAATGCCCAGGCCGGTCAGTATGCCAAGGCCATGGAAGGCCGCTACGTGGCCGCGCTGCTGCTGATGCGCCGCGTACTGCTGGGCACGGCGCTGATCACGGGGCTGCTGAGCATTACATCGGCCCTGCGGGCGCTGCTGCTGTGGCGCAGCGAACTGGACCGCCGCGCCCGCCGTGAGGCCCGCCAGCGCGAGGCCCTGAGCCTGGCCAGTCATGAGCTGCGCCGCCCGCTGCAATCGCTGCTGCTCGCCAGCGACCTGCTGCGTCACGCCGAGACCCAAGAGCAGCGCGCGCACCTGCTGGGCCTGATCGAGGACGGGGCTGCCCAGCTCGCCAGCCGCGCGGACCTGACCCGCCTGAACGACCTGTACCTCGACGTGACCCTGCGCCCCCGCCCGCAGGACCTGTGCCCGCTGCTGGAGCGCTTCGCGGCGCCGCGGGTAGAGCTGAGCCTGCCGCTGGCGCCGCTGGTCTGGCCCGTAGATGGGGATCGGCTGCGCCAGATCGTCGAGAACCTGATCGAGAATGCCCTGAAGTACACGGACGGCCCGGTCGAGGTCGCCCTGCGTGAGGTACGCGGCCAGCCGGAGATCACGGTGCGCGATCACGGCCCCGGGCTGAGCAGCACGCTGTACGGCCAGGTCTTCCTGCCCTACGACGAGGGGCCCCGCGGCCTGCGCGGCGGCCAGGGCCTGGGGCTTCCATTGGTCCGGCGCTACGCCCGTGCCCACGGCGGCGACGTGACGCTGGCCGCGGCCCCGGGCGGCGGCTTGCAGGCCACCGTCCGGCTGGGCCAGCCATCGGGATTCCTCTCTGAAACGCAGCCTGGGCTGCGGGGCGAGGCCACCTCGGTGTAATTGGGCGGCCCTCAGTTCACGTCCGCCACGTCGGCCAGCAATTCGGCCAGTTGCTCCTTGGCCCGGAAGACCCGGCTCTTGGCCGTCCCCACCGCCACACCCTGAATGCGGGCGATGTCCTCGTAGGGCAGATCCTCCACGAAGCGTAGCACCACGGCCTCGCGGTAGTCCTCGGGCAGTTGCAGCAGGGCGCGCTGCACGCGGTCCTGGGCGTCGGCGCTCTCGGCCGCGCGCACCGGGGAACGCGCCTCGGAGGTCACCTCGAAACCTACATCCTCACGCGCCTGCTCCAGGCTGAAACGCTGCAACTGCTTGCGGCGGTGAGATTCGATCTGGGTGTTGCGCGCCACCTGATACAGCCACGGCAGCACCCGCTCGCCGGGCCGGAAGGTGTGAATGCTGCGCCACGCGCGGTAGAACACCTCCTGGGTCAGGTCCAGGGCGTCCTCACTGTTGCCCTCCAGCCGGTACAGGTAGCCGTACATGCGGCCCTCGTACTCCTGCACGAAGGCGTACCACGCCGCCTCGTCGCCCGCCTTCAGCCGCTCCAGCAGTTCCGGCGAGACGAGATCGGCAGCGGGGGGGGCGGGCACAGCGGAGGGATCATCGGGCGGCGAGGTCACGTCCCGCCCACCATACCGCCCCTGACAGGCGAGGTGGGAACGATTCGAGTGGAGTCGACACCAGGAGAGAACGGCACCGCTGCGCCGGCGGGCTGACCGTGTGAACCTGGCTCCTAGCCAGCCACGCCAGGAGGCTGCCCTGATAGGCTCTGCCTCAGGTCCGCATCCATGACCACCCCTGCACCCATGACCACTGACCCCCAGACCCCCGGCTTCCTTGAGGCCCTCCGTCCCCTGCTGCCCGAGCTGAGCGTGGGCGCGCTGCTGGGCTTTGCCACCGCTCTGGCCGTTAAGGCGGTGGGGCGCATCGTGCTGATCGCCGTGGGGCTGCTGTTCATCGCGCTGCAACTGCTGTCGTATTTCGACGTGATCAGCATCAACTGGTTGCACCTGCAATCGGTGGCCGAACCCGCCCTGCGCCAGGGGAGCGAACAGGGCCTGGCGTGGTTCCAGCGGGTGCTGCTGGCGAACCTGCCCTTCGCGGGCGCGTTCACGGGAGGCTTTCTGCTGGGGCTGCGGATCCGGCTGTAAGCGCGGGCACCGGGCGCGGCGCAGGTCCGGTCAAACCATGCCCTAAGCGGAGTCGCGCAGCATCAGATGCGGTTCAAAGCGGCGGGCACGTGGCGGTCCACGGTAGCCGCCCAGACGCGAGAGCAGCAGCTGAGCGGCCTCATAGCCCATCGCCTCGACCGGCTGGTGCAGGGTGGTCAGGCCGCGCGCAGCGGCCCACGGCTGATCGTCGAACCCGATGACCCGCACGTCCTGCCCGACCGTCAGCCCACGCACCCGCACCTCGTCCAGCAGCGCCCCGGCCAGCAGATCGGCGGAGGCAAAGACCGTGCAGGGCAGGCCGCCCTCCTTGCGCTGCACGTCGTCCAACAACGCGGCGGCGGTGTTGCGGGCGGCCAGCGTGTCGAAGCTGGCGGTGTACTCGGCAGTGACCCGGCGACCGGCAGCTTCCAACCCCTGGTGGAATCCGGCGCGGCGGTCCTCGAAGACGCGGGTGGTGAAGAGCTGGTCCAGTTCGGTCTCCACCCAAATCGCGTACAGCGTCCCCGGAAGGGTGGCGGCGTATTGCCCGGCCAGCATGCCGCCCGCCAGATTGTCCATGTAGGAGCAATCAGCGTCGTCGGTGTAAGCGTCCACCAGCACGGTGGGTTGCTGGGTCCGCAAGCGGCGCTCGTGGAACACCTTGGTCAGATTGTAGGTCGCCATCACCAGACCATCGGCCTGATACGCCAGCGTATGCGAGGCCAGGTAGCGTTCCAGCCGCGAGCGGTCCAGCAGCGGAAAGATCGCCACGTCGTAACGCGCCTCCTGAAAGGCGGTCTCCAGACCGTCGAGCAGCCGGGCATAGAACTCGGTGGTCAGCACGGGCAGCAGCACGCTGATGGTGTAACTCTTGCCCCCTGCGATACGCCGGGCGTGCGGGTTGGGGGTGTAATCGAGGGCCGCAATGGCCTGCAACACGGCCTCGCGCGTTGCAGGCTTGACCGCCGCGTGGTTGTTCAGCACCCGTGACACGGTGCCGACACCCACGCCAGCGCGCTGGGCAACGTCTTGAATGGTGGGGGTTTTCATGGTTGGAGGCCCAGGATACCCCGGATCATGGAAGGGATTCCATGATGTGCCGAGGCCCTGCCGCGCAGCCGGTGGACGTGAGGGCAGGGGGCGTCGAGGGGCGGTCCTGCGCAAACCCGGGTGCGGAACACACCGTCATGCGCCGATGTTGGGTCAACAGTCAACGAGGCTGGTCCTGGACGACGCAGATGCGGACACCCGAAGGGAATTCCCAGCGAGCATTAGCGCGTCGAGCCCGAAGATTTCGGTGCTTTCGGCGCGTACTGCGCCGCGCCGCCCGCCGCCACGAACTCGGACCGCAGGACCGCCAGAGGTTGGTCCGGCCTGCTCTTCGGGTCGCCCGGCAGGGTGCGGGCGAAAATTTCCAGCGCGTCCGGGAAACCGTCGCCATCCGCGTCACCATCGGCCTGCAGAACGGCGTACAGCACATCGGAGAACTTGCCCTTCTGACCTGCCACAGCGTCGGCCCTGAAGCCTGCGCGGATGGCCTCGCCGAACCCATTCCAGGGTGCGCCGCCGCCCTCATTGACGTGACAGAAGGTACAGGCCATGACCCGGCGGTCCAGTGCCCACAACGGATTGCCCGTATCGTAGTGAAGCTGCACGATGGCCTGGGCCCGGTATCTGGGCATCGCCAGGGCCACAGGCGCGGCCAGCAGCACCAGCGCCGCCAGCGCGCTTCCCGCCACGCGGACGCTCAGGCCACCCATCCTGGCCCCGTGAAGTTGCCGCCCAGGATTGAGCGGGCGTCCAGATTCAGCCACTTCTGCAGGCCCTCGGCATATACGCCCCGGAAATCCTGGCGGTACTTGATGTCGCCCCCTGACAGGTCTTCAAGATCCGGACTGCTGCCGTGGATGCCGCCCTTCACGCCGTTGCCTAGCGCGAACATCACACTGCCCTGGCCGTGATCAGTGCCGGCGCTGGCGTTCTCGGCCACCCGCCGCCCGAATTCGGAGAAGCCCATCACCACCACCCGGTCGGTCAGGCCCTGTTTCTGAAGATCGGCGTAAAAGGCGCTCAGACCACCCGCCAGCGTCCCCAGCAATTCGTCTTGCTCTGCACGCTGCCCCGCGTGGGTGTCGAATCCCCCCAGCGAGACGTAGATGATGCGCTGGCCCACCCCGGCGGCGATCAACCGGGCGGCGTCCCGCAACTGGGCGCCGAACCGGTGCTCCGGGTAGCTCACGCCTGCCCTGTACTTCTTGACGTTCTGCTGCACCCGCGCCGTGTTCTTCATCATCTGGCGGGTGGCGCGCAGCAGGTAGTCGGCCTCGCCCTGGCGTGGGGCGCTGAGCATCGCGTCAAAGGCACCGTCTACCCCCTGCGGCAGCTTGACCCCGAAGGTGTCCACCCCGTCGATGCTGGGCAGGCTGAAGGTATCGGCTTGCAGGGCGCGCGGCGTGGACGAACCGATGTTGGAGGCGCAGAACGGATCCCCGATTTTTTCGGCCACCCGCCCGATCCAGCCGTCGGCCCCGGCCTGCGTGGGATCGGCGGTGTGCCAGATCGCCATGCTGGCGAAGTGTGACCTCGTGGGATTGGGATAGCCCACGTTCTCCATCCAGGCCAGTTGCCCACCGTCCCACAGGTTCATCAGGGGCCTCAGCGAGGGGTGCATGCCCAGATCCGGGGTCAGCGTCAGCACGTCCTTTCTGGGAATGGCGATGGTGGGCCGCGCGGCGTAGTACGCGCCGTTGCTGTAGGGAATCAGCGTGTTCAGGCCGTCGTTGCCGCCCGTCAGCTGAACCACCACCAACGTCCTGTCACCGTCTGCCTGCGCCGCCGCCCGCGCCAGAAAACCAGGCATGCCGGTGGTGGCGGCCACCGCCAGGGCGGAAAGTTTCAGAAAATCACGTCTGTCGGGCATGGGGAACTCCTTGTCAATGGCTCAAAGGGCTGAAGATTTGAATGAAAAGCTCCCCATCATCCGGTCCTGA
Encoded proteins:
- a CDS encoding LacI family DNA-binding transcriptional regulator is translated as MKTPTIQDVAQRAGVGVGTVSRVLNNHAAVKPATREAVLQAIAALDYTPNPHARRIAGGKSYTISVLLPVLTTEFYARLLDGLETAFQEARYDVAIFPLLDRSRLERYLASHTLAYQADGLVMATYNLTKVFHERRLRTQQPTVLVDAYTDDADCSYMDNLAGGMLAGQYAATLPGTLYAIWVETELDQLFTTRVFEDRRAGFHQGLEAAGRRVTAEYTASFDTLAARNTAAALLDDVQRKEGGLPCTVFASADLLAGALLDEVRVRGLTVGQDVRVIGFDDQPWAAARGLTTLHQPVEAMGYEAAQLLLSRLGGYRGPPRARRFEPHLMLRDSA
- a CDS encoding RNA polymerase sigma factor, giving the protein MTSPPDDPSAVPAPPAADLVSPELLERLKAGDEAAWYAFVQEYEGRMYGYLYRLEGNSEDALDLTQEVFYRAWRSIHTFRPGERVLPWLYQVARNTQIESHRRKQLQRFSLEQAREDVGFEVTSEARSPVRAAESADAQDRVQRALLQLPEDYREAVVLRFVEDLPYEDIARIQGVAVGTAKSRVFRAKEQLAELLADVADVN
- a CDS encoding molybdopterin-dependent oxidoreductase translates to MAPLNPASWHRRVRLSVLLSLIALIPLSSGSATQNAVTSTTKGPVNRAGGRVPPLPPSPFTYLHGARPLPAARPDERVIFQLDGPGAPQTFTLRQLQALPTVRYTTLQPQLKQEAVYEGVPLRDLAALGGFAGRDVRVYASNGFVATILAHDYLNEPVMLAYRVGGQPIPVLQKGPLTVVLPRRPARFFTPAYSAAWVWFAVRLGPVP
- a CDS encoding ATP-binding protein; its protein translation is MTRQRPPVTRRREMGLSVALREIALAAMPAALTVVLLALATQPAYQALIHNGTGWAPYAYQGLTQDVQAYQVAELTPGLSEAERLEVRDRALSSARNPSQFTQLREIEGYGEARLSLIERYLLQDTPDAAALAAREAVALNAQAGQYAKAMEGRYVAALLLMRRVLLGTALITGLLSITSALRALLLWRSELDRRARREARQREALSLASHELRRPLQSLLLASDLLRHAETQEQRAHLLGLIEDGAAQLASRADLTRLNDLYLDVTLRPRPQDLCPLLERFAAPRVELSLPLAPLVWPVDGDRLRQIVENLIENALKYTDGPVEVALREVRGQPEITVRDHGPGLSSTLYGQVFLPYDEGPRGLRGGQGLGLPLVRRYARAHGGDVTLAAAPGGGLQATVRLGQPSGFLSETQPGLRGEATSV
- a CDS encoding DUF1501 domain-containing protein; translated protein: MPDRRDFLKLSALAVAATTGMPGFLARAAAQADGDRTLVVVQLTGGNDGLNTLIPYSNGAYYAARPTIAIPRKDVLTLTPDLGMHPSLRPLMNLWDGGQLAWMENVGYPNPTRSHFASMAIWHTADPTQAGADGWIGRVAEKIGDPFCASNIGSSTPRALQADTFSLPSIDGVDTFGVKLPQGVDGAFDAMLSAPRQGEADYLLRATRQMMKNTARVQQNVKKYRAGVSYPEHRFGAQLRDAARLIAAGVGQRIIYVSLGGFDTHAGQRAEQDELLGTLAGGLSAFYADLQKQGLTDRVVVMGFSEFGRRVAENASAGTDHGQGSVMFALGNGVKGGIHGSSPDLEDLSGGDIKYRQDFRGVYAEGLQKWLNLDARSILGGNFTGPGWVA
- a CDS encoding FUN14 domain-containing protein — encoded protein: MTTPAPMTTDPQTPGFLEALRPLLPELSVGALLGFATALAVKAVGRIVLIAVGLLFIALQLLSYFDVISINWLHLQSVAEPALRQGSEQGLAWFQRVLLANLPFAGAFTGGFLLGLRIRL